The genomic interval CTCCAACTGCTCGCGCTCGCGGCGGTCATCCTCGCGCTCGAAAAGCGGGTCACGGACGACGAGCGCGGCGCACACGCATCCCGGGGGTCCGGGTCGGTCCGGTACTCGCTCGGCGTCTGGAAGCTTCCCGCGCTCGCGTTCTGCGCGCTGGTCGCCGCGCTCTGTCTGGTCGTCCCGGTCGGCGTCCTCTTCGTGTGGCTGACCCGGAGCGGTCCGGGCTACGCTGGCGGGGGCTTCGACTTCACTTGGGTCTACGGCCTCAACTCGGTGTACGTCGCCCTGCTCGCGGCGGGGGTCGCGACGCTCGCCGCGCTCCCGGTCGCCTACCTCTCGGGTCGGTCTTCCTCCCGGCTGGCCTCGCTGTTCGAGCGTGCGAGCTACGTCGGCTACGCGACCCCCGGCGTCGTGCTCGGACTCGCGCTGGTCTACTTCGCCTCCGCGAGCGCCCCGGCGTTCTACCAGACCATCCCCCTGCTGGTGTTCGCCTACGTGGTCCGGTTCATCCCGCAGGCGGTCGGGTCGGTCCGGTCGTCGGTGCTGCAGGTCGACCCCAAACTCACGGAGGCCGCCCGGACGCTCGGCGAGTCGCCGGGTCGGACGTTCCGTCGGGTGACCCTCCCGCTCATCGCGCCGGGCGTGGTGGCGGGCGCGGCGCTCGTCTTCCTGACGACGATGAAGGAACTGCCCGCGACCCTCTTGCTTCGTCCGACAGGTTTTGAAACCCTCGTCACGTACATCTGGCGCGTGCAGGAGGCTGGCTACTACGGACAGGCGGCGGTGCCCGCGCTCGTCCTCGTGGGCGTCTCCGCGCTCTCGATGCTCGTCCTGCTCAATCAGGACGGGAGTCTCGTCGGACAGGACGGAGGAAACGATGGCTAAGGAAGCGACCCAGAACACCCAGAACATGACGCCGAGTCAGGAATCCGAACCACCGTCGAGCGCCCCGGCGGAGACCGACGACGCCGACCGAGTGCTCGAACTCGACGGCGTCCTCAAGGAGTACGGTCCCGAGACCGCGGTCGATTCGCTGTCGCTGTCGGTCCGGGAGGGCGAACTCCTCACCCTGCTCGGGCCCTCGGGCTGTGGGAAGACCACCACCCTCCGGATGATGGCGGGGCTCGAACGCCCCGACGCGGGGACCGTCACCCTCGCGGGCGAGACGGTCGCCGACGGCTCCCGGCACGTCTCGCCCGAGAACCGCGACGTCGGACTCGTCTTTCAGGACTTCGCGCTGTTCCCTCACCTCACGGTGGCCGAGAACGTCGCGTTCGGACTGACCGACGCGACCGACGGGGAGGTCGACGAGCGCGTGACCGAACTGCTCGATCTCGTGGACCTCTCGGGCCACCGCGAGGCCACGCCCGACGAGCTGTCGGGCGGCCAGCAACAGCGGGTCGCGCTCGCGCGGTCGCTCGCGCCCGAACCCGCGATCCTGTTGCTCGACGAACCCTTCTCGAACCTCGACGTTCGCCTCCGGGTCGAGATGCGCGAGGAAGTTCGCTCCATTTTGAAGGAGGCGGGCGTCACCGCGGTCTCGGTCACCCACGACCAGGAGGAGGCCCTCTCCATCTCGGACCGCGTGGCGGTGATGAACGACGGCCACCTCGAACAGGTCGGCCGTCCCGAGAGCGTCTTCGAACACCCCGAATCGCGGTTCGTCGCCTCCTTCCTCGGTCAGGCCGGGTTCCTCTCGGCGTGGCACGAGGACGGCGCGGTCGTGACCCCCATCGGGACGTTCGCCCCGCAGCGACTCAACGGCCTGACCGCCGAGTACGCCGGGACCGACCTCGACGTGCTGGTCCGGCCCGACGACCTCCGGGCGACCGTGGTCGACGAGGAGGAGGCCGACGGCCACATCATCCACCGCCAGTACACCGGTCCCTCGTTCGTCTACCGGGTCGAACTCGACAACGGCGACGTGGTCCACTGCCAGCACAACCATGTGAAGGAACTCGACATCGGCAAGCCCGTCCGGGTCGACCTCGACGCCGACCACACGCTGGCGTGGTACCCGACGCGCGAGGACTCCCCGACCGCCGAAGCGCCGCAGTCCCGATGAACCGACGCAGATTCCGACTTCTCACCGGCGCGCTCGCCCTGCTCGCGGGCGTCGTCGTCTTCGTCACCGCCCACGAACTGTTTCCGTACCACACTCCCAACCACGACGAGGGCGTCTACCTCCAGCAGGCCGCGATGTTGCTGGAGGGGCGACTCTTTCTGGAACCGCCGGTCGCCGACGCGTTCCGGCCGTGGTTCTTCGTCGACGACGGCGGGCGACTCTATCCGAAGTACGCGCCCGTCCCCGCCGGGATGTTCGCGGTCGGCGAACTCCTCGGGGGCTACCGCGTCGCGCTCGCGCTGGTCGCCGCTGGCAACGTCGGACTGGCGACCCTGCTGGTCGCCGAGGCGTTCGACCGCCGGACCGGCCTGCTCGCCGGTGCCCTCCTGCTGGCGTCGCCGCTGTTCCTCGTCGATTCGTCGGTGTTCCTCCCCTACGCGCCGACCACGTTCTGGAACCTCCTGTTCGCGGTGGCGTACGTGAAGGCCGCCCGCGCGGGGGCCAAACGCGAGGAGCGCCGGGACGAGACCGAACGCCCGACCGGAACCGCCTCGCGCGGGCGAGCGCCTGCGGCGCTCGCCCGCGCGACGTACGGCTACGCCGCGCTCGCGGGCCTCGCGGTCGGAATCGCGTTCTTCTCGCGGCCCTACACCGCGGTCCTGTTCGCGGCCCCGTTCATCGCTCACGCGCTGTACTCGCTCGGAACCGCGCTTGGGCGAGAGCGCCGCGCCGTGCGCGGCGCTCTCGCCCGCCTCGCGCCCACCGCCGCCCTCGGACTCGCTGGCGTGGGGGTCACGCTGGCGTACAACGCCGCGGTCACCGGGTCGCCCTTGCTCTTCCCCTACGAGGCGTTCGCACCTCAGGACGGCCTCGGGTTCGGCTACCGCGAGATTCTGGGCTACGGTCGGGACTACACCCCGGAACTCGCGCTCGAAGCGAACGCGAAGGTGGTCGCGATGTTGTTCGACCAGTGGGTCGTCGCCGGACCGCTCGGAACCGCGCTCGCGGTAGTCGGAGTCGGGGCGTTCCTGTGGCGCGCGCGGACTCGCACCTCGTGGCGCGACCGGAGCGCCGACCTCACCGACGCGCAGGTCGGGGCGGTCCTCGCCGGGCTGTTCGTCTCGGTTATCGCGGGCAACGTCTACTTCTGGGGCAACCTCAACATCCTCGGGGACCTCGCCGACCCGAACGACGGCCTCATCGACACCCTCGGGCCGTACTACCACTTCGACCTGCTGGTCCCGACCGCGGCGTTCGCCGCGCACGCGACCCTCCTCGGGTTCGACCGCGCACGCGCGCGGGTCGCTCGCGCTGGCGGCGCGCGCCGCCAGCGCGCAGCCCTCGCGGCCGTCGCGCTCGTCGGCACCCTCCTGCTCGCGGGCGCGGCCGGGGCGGCGCTCGCGGGCCCCGTCTCGGAGACCGCCGAGATAACCGACTCCTACGAGGTGGCCTACGAGCCGTTCGAGGAGCGCGACCTCTCGAACGCTGTCGTCTTCGTCCCGACGCCGTACGGCGACTGGCTCAACCACCCGTTCCAGCACCTCCGCAACGACCCCGGCTTCGACGGCGAGGTGGTCTACGCGCTCGACGGCGGCCCCGACTCCCTCGAAGTCGTCGAGGCCTACCCCGACCGCACCTACTACCGCTACGTCTATCGCGGCGAGTGGACGCCCTTCCTCGGGCAGACGGTGGACCCGGCGCTCCGCGAGATTCGCGCGGTCCGCAGCGACGCGGTGGGAGTGGACGCCGCGGTCGGTATCCCGAGCCACGCCGACCGGGTCTCGGTCCGGCTCTCGACCCACGCGGGCACGACCTACTACGCGGTGAACGGAACGCCCGAGCGCCTTCCGCTCGACCTCCGGGTGAGCGACGACTCGGCCCGAATCGCGGGACCGGGCGTCGAACCGACCGGCGAGAACCGTACGGTCCCGGTCGAGGACGCCGACGAGGTCGTCGCGGAGGTACTCGTCAGCGACGCCGCTGGCGGCGGGTTCTCGTACCGACTCGAACTCCCGATCCGCCACGAGGACGGGGCGGTCGTCGCGCTCTCGCCCTACCAGGAGGCCTGCTTGGTCCCCGACGAGTGCGGCGGCGAGGCCGCGTACGTCGACGGTGCGGTGTCCCCGAGCGTGTTCGTGGAGTCGGAACTATACGATCCGACCAACGAGTCCGAACCGTGACCGACCTCGACGCGATTCTGGCTGGCGAGGAGATTCCGAAACGCGAGGAGACCATCCGCCTCGACCCATCGGAGTTCGAGACCGTCGCCGAGAACGTCCACGCGGGCTTCGACCGGTGGGTCGGCGCGCTCGTCCGCGACGGCGAGGGACGCGTCGCGATGGTGCGCAATCGGTGGAGCGACGGCTGGGTGCTTCCCGGCGGGAACGTCGAATCGGGCGAGACGCTACGGGAGGCGGCCGTCCGCGAGGTCCGCGAGGAGACCGGTCTCGCGGTCCGAGTCGAGCGGCCGCTGGAGGTGGTCGAACAGACGTTCGTCTGCGACGGCGACTCGGTCTGGGGTCACTTCGCGGTGTTCGAGGCGCTCGCGGCGGGCACGCCGCGACCCGAGTTCGGCGACGACCTCGGCGTGGACGAGACCGAAATCGAGGCCGCGGCGTGGTTCGAGTCGGTTCCCGACGACTGCGAGTACGCGCCGCTGTTGGAACGCCACTTCGGGTGAGGGCTCGGCCCTCTCGGGCTACGCGGACTGTCGGTCCCGGAGGATGGCGACCGACCCGGTGAGGTGCGCCCGCGAGAAGGTGGTCCCGGCTTCGTACTTGAAGGTTCGCCTCAACCCTGCGTCTGGAGGTCCGGGAGCCCAGCCTCTATCTCGTCGCGTCGGTCCTCCAGCCACTCGGGTAGTACCAGTCGCTCGCCGAGCGCATCGATGTCCTCGTCGACCGTGTAGCCGGGCGACTCGGTGGCGAACTCGAAGAGGACGCCGCCCTCCGTGCGGGCGTACACCGACTCGAACCACTTGCGGTCGATTATCTCGGTCGGGCGGAGTCCGTGTTCCATCAGCACGTCTCGCCACTCGGACTGGTCGTCCTCGGTCACCCGGAACGCGACGTGGTGGACGGTGCCAGCACCGGGTCGCCCCCGCGGAGCCTGCGGGTCTTCGAGGAGGTCGACCACGTAGCCGAGGTCACCGCTCGACTCGTATCGACTCCGGCCGCGCTCGCTCTCGGTTTCCCGATAGCCCATCGCCTTCAGGAGGGTCGCGGTCGGTCCGGCCGACGCCAGCGAAAGCGTGACCCCGAAGAACCCCCGAATCGCGTGCTCGTCGGGGACCGACCCCTTGGGTGGGTCACCGGACGCTGCGTCCTCGCGGGCCACCAGTTCGAGCGGGAGGCCGTCGGGGTCCCGGAACGGAACGACCGCGTCGCCGAACCGCTCGCGGGGTTCGTCGGCGTCGACGCCTCGCTCGTCGAATCTGTCGACCCAGTAGTCGAGCGATTCTTCGGGAATCAGGAACGAGACCGTACTGACCTGCCCCGTCCCGACCCGGCCGCGCCGAGCCCCGGTGTACGGGAAGAGCGTCATGCTCGTTCCGGGACTGCCGCTCCGGTCGCCGTAGAACAGGTGGTACACCGAGACATCGTCCTGATTCACGCTCCGCTTCACGAGTCGGAGGCCGAGCGTCTCCGTGAAGAATTCGAGATTGGGCCCCGGGTCGCTTGCGATGGCGGTGACGTGGTGGATGCCGGGAACGTCGGTGGGCATGCTCCACCGTACCGCGTTGTGTCGAATAACTCTGGGGGCCTCGGTCGTCGGTTCAGTCTTGCCGTCGCTCTTCGAGACACACCTTCACGATGGACTTCGCGATTGCCAGTCCCCCTTTCAGGGGGTCGAGCTTCGTCTCGCCCGCGCGCTCGTCGTACTCGATGGGGACCTCGCGCACGTCGTAGCCCCGCATCAGCGGCCGAATCAGGAGTTCGGCCGAGAGGCCGGTGTTCTCCGTCCACGCGATGTCCTCGATAACGTTCCGGCGATAGGCCCGCATTCCGGTGGTGGTGTCGTGGACGCGCTCGCCCATCAGGAGGCTCGCCAGCACGGCGAACGCCTGATTCCCCCGGCGGTTCAGGTCGGGCATCGCGTCGGCTCCCCAGTAGAGGCGGTCGCCGCTGACCACGTCGTAGCCCCGGTTCACCCAGTCGAGGAACTCCGGCAGTTGCTCCATCGGATAGGTGTCGTCGCAGTCGGTCGTCACGACCACGGGCCGGTCGGCCGCGAGCACGGCCTCTCGGACCGCGACGCCGTATCCCTGTGGTTCCTGGCGGATGACCCGCGCGCCGTGGTCGCGGGCGATCTCGGGCGTCCGGTCGGAAGAGCCGTCCACGCAGACGACCTCCGCGCGGCCCTCGGTCACTCGGTCGATATCCGACAGAACCGACTCGATTGCGGCCTCCTCGTTGTACGTGCCCATGACGACGCTGAGGTCGTCGAACGTGTACTCGTCAGTTCCGTCAGCGTCAGCGACTGCGGCGTCCGAATTCATGCTATCCGGTGTTTGTGGCGGCGCGTATTTGTAGTTTTAGGTTCGCCAAAAATATGTTAGAATGGATGACATTTTGTGTTCAGAACGGTTCGGAGTAATCCGTTTCGCTCTCCACCTTCTGCTCGGAGGACGAGGAGTGTACGGCCTCGAACCCCCGATATCTGCTGATTCGGCCAACGATTCGTTCTCGTCTCGACACCCAGATTTTGTATATCGTTATACGATTTACCAGTACGGGACGGAACACCGCCGGATACTCGGACCGTGTCGAGTCGAGAAAAAAGCGATTCAGACCAACGAGTAGACGTTCTCCTCGTACACCTCGCGCACTCTGTCGCCCCAGTTGTGGGTGTAGGTGTCGATGATGTCCTCGGCGACGTCCCCGCGGAGATACTTCACGATGCCCCGGTCGCCCGTCCGGTCCCGGAGGTGGGTCGTGAAGAAGTGCCGGAAGTAGTGGGGCGTGACGTTCTCCTCCGCGCCGCCGCCGGTCCGGTACCATCCGGCCTCGCGAGCGTGGGTCTCCACCGCGTTCCGGACCATCTGGGGCGTGAGTCGCCGCCCCCACTCGCGGCTGGTGGAGACGAACAGCGGGTCGGCGGGAGAGACCGGGTCGGGTCGGATCGCCAGCCATCGGGTGAGCACCGCGGCGAGTCCCTCGTCGACCGGAATCACGGTCGCGCGCTTGCGCTTGTTCGCGGCCGTCCGCTGCTCGCCGTCGACGACATCGCCACGGGCGATGTCGCTGGCGACGAACACTGACTCCCCCCGGCCGTCGAGCTGGGGGCGGGTGCCCAGACGGTACGCTTCCGCGGGCTCTCCCGAGAGCCGGAGGTCCCGGAGGTCGAGGTTGCAGAGCTCGCCCACCCGCATCCCCGTCTTCAACAGGGTGACGACCACCGCCTTCTCCAGCGGATGGGAGACGCCCGCGACGAACTCCCGCATCTGCGGAATCGAAATCTCCCGCCGGGTCGGGTCCTTGTCGATGGACTCGGTCATCTCCTCGACGACGAGCGCCATCGGGTTCGAGTCGAAGGCACCGACCTGTGTCATGTAGGCGTAGAACCGGTGGAGGTAGGAGGCGTAGGTCGCGACCGTGCTCGACGCGAGGTCCCCGCGGAGGCCGTGGACCCACGCCATGCACTCGCGCTGGGTCGCCTCGCCGGGGTCGAGCGACGCTCCGGCGGGGTTGCGCTCCGAATCGGAGAGGAACGCCTCGAACTCCCGGAGGACGCGCTCGTAGGCCTCGCGGGTACGCTCGCTCTTGCCGTGAAAGCGGAGGTCTTCGAGGAAGTAGCCGACCGGGTCGTCGGGGTCGGTCTCGCCCGTGGTCCGACTACTCGCCATCGTCCACCACCGTGTACCCGCCCCGACGGCCGCTGTACTGGACCCGGTTCTCGTTCTGGAGTCGCCCGAGCGTCTCTTCGAGTCGGTCCTCGAAGTCGCCCGCGAGTTCCTCGACCAGTCGGTCCCACGACAGATGGCCCTCCGAACGAAGGAGGTCGAGGAGCCGTGTTTCGAGGCCGTCACCCCTGGGGTTCGACCCTCCGGAACCACCTTCCTCGACGCTCGCCGCCGGACCGTCGTCGAGGTCGAACCCGCGTCTCCCGGCCTGTACCATCGTTTTGACGAACTCGCTCTGAGTCATATCGAGTTCGTCGGCGTCGCGCTTCCACTTCTCTTTCTGGTAGGTCGGCACGAAGGTCTTCACGACCGCCCGGTCGGTGTCAGCGTCGCTCATCTCTCCTCTGGGTCGTCTCACCCCCGGTATATCAATTTGTCCCACTAGTAGTGATAAGGAACTTTATCTTCTGGAGAAGGACCACAATTGCCGGGAAGTAGAGTATTATTTAGAGAGATTTGTATTATAAAGGCCCATATAGAGAGATTCAAAAGAGTCGATTGCAGGTACTACGTAGAGAGATATAATATCTGGTGGAGGGGGGAGGACAGTCTCTCGGCGAACGGGCGTTTTCCTCGGTTCGTCGTCTCCGCGACGATTGGTCGACCGCTGGTGCGTTCGCGGGCAAAGTCGGGCGAACTCCTCTCGGCGAGCAGGACGTATCCGTGAATTCGCATTCCCAGTCGGGTCTACGCTCTTGCGAGTCTCCCGGCGCCGACGTGCCGAGTTACTCGGCCCTCTCACTCCCCCGAGTTACTCGGATCACCGACTCCGCCGAGTCCGAAGTACCCTCACCCATGAACGGTCGTTTCGGGACGAAGTATCGTCTACAGAGGGGCGCTCGAAGCACCGAACGAACGACGTGGCAAAAATACATCCTATATCGCTATATTCGAGAGGGTGCCGAACACCACCGCGGAAGCCTCAGTAAATCGCCATCTCGCTCTCGGTCTCGGCCCGGACGAAGACCTCCTTGGCGCGTTCGACGCCCGCGCTCGCCTCCGAACAGTTCTCCATCAGCACCGTCTCGCTCGGGAACAGTTCCTCGCCCACCACGAGCCCGTGCTCGCGCGCGGTCGAACCCGTGACCGTCAGGTAGACGCCCACGCCCGCATCGGCTATCGCGGCTTCCTCCTCCTCGTGCTCGCCGGGGTACTCGAAGCGGAGCGAGTCGGCGTTCCGAGTTCCGAGGACCGCCTCCACGAGGCGCTCGTAGCGCGGCGAGATGCAGAGGCTCCCCTCGTAGTCGGTGAGAAACTCCCTGGTCGGTTGCTCGCCCTGCGGGAGTGTCTCGGGGGTCGCCATCAGCGTGTGGTAGACCGTGTCGCCCATGCCGGAGACGACCCGGACGTCGGTGTCGTGGGGGTCGATGCGGGCGTTCACGTCGGCGATACGGGTCAGCGGGTCGGGTCGTAGCTCGACGACCTCCTCCAGCACGAGGTCGGCGCTGTCGAACCCCAGCGCGAACTCGTGCTTGCGGAGCGCGCGGAACGGCTCCTCGCGGCCCACCAGTCGGAGGTTCGCGTCGCCGACCGGGACCGTGACGCTGTCGAACACGATGCGGCGGGGCTTGCCCGCCCGGTCGTCTCGGAGGAGGGTGTAGTCGGGACGGGTCGGTTCGCCGAGGTGACTGTAGTCGGCGAGTCGGTCGTAGGCTCCCCGGTCGGGGGTCTGGTCGCCCTTCGTGACCGCCTTCTCGTAGCGGAGCGTCGAGATAATTGCATCGGCCACCTCCTGAGCGTCGGCTTCCGCCGCGACCCGCTGGAGGACCGCCTCCAGCGGTCGCCCCTTCCGCGGGACTGCGACGGGAATCGTCTCGGTCATTATCCCGAAGATGGGAGGGCGCGAGTAAACCCGTTGCGCTTTGGCTACTCGTCGCCCGCGTCGACGAACTCGAAGCGCGCGCCGCCCGATTGGCTCTCGGTGACCCGAATCCGCCAGTCGTGGGCCTCCGCGATGCGGCGCACGATGGCGAGTCCGAATCCGGTGCCGTCGGTTCGGGTCGAGTATCCGCCCTCGAAGATTCGCTCGCGGTCATCGGCCGGGATTCCCGGCCCGTCGTCGGCCACGTAGAAGCCCTTCGAATCGGGGGCGGACTCGCCACTGAGCGACCCGACCGTGACCTCGTCGCCGCCGTGTTCGGCCGCGTTGCGAAAGAGGTTCTCGAACAGCGCGCGGAGTCGCCTGCCGTCGGAGACGACCGTCGCATCGACCTCGGTGTGGAGGACCATCCCCGGCGTCTCGACGGTCGCCCACGCCTCGCGGGCGACCGCGTCGAGGTCCACGGGCGTCGGGTCCTCGACCGTTTCGCCGCGCCGCGACAGCGCGGGCACCTCGTCGACGAGTCGCTCCATGCGCTCGTGTGCGCCCTCGACCGCCTCGAAGTGGCGCTCCTCGCCGGTCTCCCTGGCGAGTTCGAGGTGGCCCTGCGCCACGTTCATCGGGTTCCGGAGGTCGTGGCTCACGATGCTGGCGAACTCGTCGAGCCGGTTGCGCTGTTCGGCCAACTGCTCGGTGCGTTGCCGGACGCGACCGTAGTACACCCCGAGTAACCCCCCGCCGACCGCGCCGAGTCCGACCTCCGTCAGGACGATGTACGCTGGCTGGAGCATCGGTCGGCCCTGCATCGACTGCAACAGCGACACCCACCCCGCGATCAGGCCCATCACGACCGCACCAGCGACGCTCCAGACCGCGACCACGTCCGACGGGATTCCGGTCGCTCGCACCCAGACGCCGAGCGCGACGAGGAACAGCGAGAGGGCTATCGGGACGCTCAGGCGGACGAACTCCGACGCGAGCGAGTCGCTCCCGGCGACGAGATAGCTGACCGAGACGGCGAGCAGGCTGGCTCCGAGTCCGACGACCAGCCACTCCCGGAGGGCGAGCGCGTCCTCCGAGGCCGACGATGCGTCCAATCGTGATACCATACGAGTAGCCGGAATCTAGTTACCGAACACGTCGCTGATCCGGTCGCGCCACTCCTGAATCCCCTCGATCTCGTCGCGGATGTCGGTGATGTCGGTCTCGACGCTCTCGACGCGCGCCGTGAGGTTCTCCTCCAGCGCGTCGAGGTCCGACGACAGCGAGTCGACGCTCTCGGCGACCGATTCGACCTCGTCGCCCACGTCGGCCACGTCGTCGAGTTCCGACCGGACGGCCTCGATGTCCGACCGAACCTCGTCGAGTTCGCCGGTGACCTCCTCGACCTCTTGGTCGACGGCCGTCACGTCGTCGGTGTTCGCGCCCACCAGCTCTTCGAGGTCGTCGAAGCGCGTTTCGAGGGACTCCATCTCCTCGCCGAAGTCGCCGACGCCGTCGAGTTCGTCTTCGAGCGCCCGCACGTCCTCGCGGAGGTCGCCGACCGCGTCCAGTTCGGATTCGAGGTCCTCGACTTCCTCGCGGAGGTCGTCCACGTCGGCGAGTTCGGATTCGAGGTCCTCGACCTCCTCGCGGAGGCCGCTCACGTCGGCGAGTTCCGACTCGACCTCCGAGAGGGTGGCTTCGACATCCGAGACGTCGCCCTCGATCTCCGAGAGGTCGGCGTCGATGTCGGCGACCCGGTCGTCGGTCTCGTCGGCTTCGGTCCGGATTGCCTGCACCTCGTCCTCGAACGCCTCGACGTCGGCCCGGACCTGCGCGATCTCGTCCTCGAAGTCGGCGATGATGTCTCCCGCCGTGCCGTTCTCGTCGATGAACTCTTCGAGCGCCTCGGTGTACGCCGAGAGGTCTTCGACCCGCGACTGGAGGTGGCGGATGCGGACGTTCGTGCTCTCGGGGGTATCGATGTCGAGTTCCTTCTGGATGGCTCGCAGGTCCTCGTCGGCCACCTCTCCAGCGCGGATTTCCTCGGCGAGCGTTGCGGCCACGCTACCGGGGGTCGGCGGCGAGCGAGCCGTCGGCTCGCTCGCCGCGTCGGCCGCTCGGTCCGACGAGGGAGCCGTTTGGGTCTCGTCGGCGGGACCCTCGTCGTCGAGTGCTCCGGATTCCCCGTCGGCGAGGTCGGGACCGTCGTCCTCCGCGACCGCGTCGTCGGCGTCCTCGCTCACCTCGGAGCCGGAGTCGTCGCCCTCGGGTTCGAGGATGTCGGTTTCGTCGACGCCGAGCGACTCCTCCGAGTCGGCTTCGGCGTCCGAAGCCGACTCGTCGCCCGCAAGCGGGTCGTCAGCGGCCAGCGGGTCGTCAGCGGCCAGCGGGTCGTCAGCGGCCAGCGGGTCGTCGGCGTCGAGGGGGTCGTCGGCCTCCGCGTCGACTTCGTCGTCGAGGGCCAGTTCCTCGTCGCCCGCGACCACGTCGCGGACGAGCTGGCTGTCCTCCTCGGAGACGATGTCGGTGATGGTGTTGCCGTCGGGTCCGCCGACTTCGCCGCCGAGCGCGTCGGCCTCGGGGGTCGCCTGCGGCGACCCCGAGGCCGACTCGGCCGCGTCCGTCGCTCCGGCGTCGACCGTGACGGGCGCGACCTCCTCGATTGCTGGCGCGCCGAGGAAGCTCTCGGCGTCGTCGTCGTCGCCGAGACGGACGCCGTAGACCGTGACCAGTTCCTCCCCGGCGTCGAGTTCGCGCTCGAACTGGACCCGGTGGTCCTTGTACGCGGTCCAGTTGTCGTTCTCGTAGTCCGGGTGGAAGCCGACGTTGTCCATCGGGAACTCCTCGGGAACGTCGTCGGCGAGTCGGAACGAGGTCGGCTCGTCGCGCTCGCTTCGTATCACGAACTTGATGGCCGGGACCGCGAACTCGTCGCCCTCGAAGGACTTCTCGACGACGACGCCGCTCTCCTCGGTCGTCACGACCTCGGTCATGCTGTCACTCATACGATGCACATCCCAGAACGGCCATATAAATCACACGCCCGCGAGGAGCGAAACCACGCCGAACCGCGACCGGCGTGGCGCTGGCTCGGAACCCACCTTTAGGGTCTCGGGGCCCGTAGTCCCGCGCATGCTACTCGCGGGAACCTACGACGGCGTGTACCGCGCGGGCGGGCCGCGGTTCGACTCGGCGCGGAAGGTGCTGGACTCGGGCCGAGTACTTCGCGTCCGGCGGTTCGAAGGCTGGGACGGGACCTTCGCCGCGACCAAGACTGGCCTGTATCGGACGACCGACGGCGGCGACTCGTGGACGAATCTGGGCGTTCCCCGCGAGGAGGTGTACTCGGTAGTCGGCGACACGCGGGGCGAGCGCCTCTACGCTGGCACACACCCGGCGCACCTGTACGTCTCCGAGGACGGGGGCGATTCGTGGCGCGAGCTGGAGGGGTTTCAGGACCTCCCCTCGCGCGAGGAGTGGTACACGCCCCGCCACCGCGACGAGGCCCACGTTCGGAGCCTCGGCGTCCATCCCGACGCGCCCGACCGCGTAATCGCGGGCGTCGAGGTCGGCGGCGTCCACGTCAGCGACGACCGCGGCGAGACGTGGACCGAGCGCGAGGCGGGACTCCACGACGACGTACATCACGTCCTGATTCTCGGTCCCGACGAGTACGTCGCCTCCTGCGGCGGCGGCCTCTACCGGACCCGCGACGCTGGCGAGACGTGGACGCGGCTCGACGAGGCCCTCGACCACACCTACTTCCGGGAGGC from Halorussus salilacus carries:
- a CDS encoding NUDIX hydrolase — translated: MTDLDAILAGEEIPKREETIRLDPSEFETVAENVHAGFDRWVGALVRDGEGRVAMVRNRWSDGWVLPGGNVESGETLREAAVREVREETGLAVRVERPLEVVEQTFVCDGDSVWGHFAVFEALAAGTPRPEFGDDLGVDETEIEAAAWFESVPDDCEYAPLLERHFG
- a CDS encoding ABC transporter permease; translated protein: MTASDRVRAFVGDVGDDESPPRVALVLLAGAVAAAVTFPVAWLVLRSLEIGTQQALDLLVQSSTVEIVTNSIALVAAVTAGSVVVGVPLAVLTVQTDLPFRRFWTIVSALPLVVPSYIGAFAFVSAFGPRGQLTDLLAPLGVTEIPPIYGFHGAVLVLTLFTYPYVFLTTRAALISFDGTLVEAARTLNHGRWAAFRTVTLPRIAPGIAAGSLLVALYALSDFGTPAIMQFPVFTREIYVSQWDRNFAALLSLQLLALAAVILALEKRVTDDERGAHASRGSGSVRYSLGVWKLPALAFCALVAALCLVVPVGVLFVWLTRSGPGYAGGGFDFTWVYGLNSVYVALLAAGVATLAALPVAYLSGRSSSRLASLFERASYVGYATPGVVLGLALVYFASASAPAFYQTIPLLVFAYVVRFIPQAVGSVRSSVLQVDPKLTEAARTLGESPGRTFRRVTLPLIAPGVVAGAALVFLTTMKELPATLLLRPTGFETLVTYIWRVQEAGYYGQAAVPALVLVGVSALSMLVLLNQDGSLVGQDGGNDG
- a CDS encoding DUF7846 domain-containing protein produces the protein MNRRRFRLLTGALALLAGVVVFVTAHELFPYHTPNHDEGVYLQQAAMLLEGRLFLEPPVADAFRPWFFVDDGGRLYPKYAPVPAGMFAVGELLGGYRVALALVAAGNVGLATLLVAEAFDRRTGLLAGALLLASPLFLVDSSVFLPYAPTTFWNLLFAVAYVKAARAGAKREERRDETERPTGTASRGRAPAALARATYGYAALAGLAVGIAFFSRPYTAVLFAAPFIAHALYSLGTALGRERRAVRGALARLAPTAALGLAGVGVTLAYNAAVTGSPLLFPYEAFAPQDGLGFGYREILGYGRDYTPELALEANAKVVAMLFDQWVVAGPLGTALAVVGVGAFLWRARTRTSWRDRSADLTDAQVGAVLAGLFVSVIAGNVYFWGNLNILGDLADPNDGLIDTLGPYYHFDLLVPTAAFAAHATLLGFDRARARVARAGGARRQRAALAAVALVGTLLLAGAAGAALAGPVSETAEITDSYEVAYEPFEERDLSNAVVFVPTPYGDWLNHPFQHLRNDPGFDGEVVYALDGGPDSLEVVEAYPDRTYYRYVYRGEWTPFLGQTVDPALREIRAVRSDAVGVDAAVGIPSHADRVSVRLSTHAGTTYYAVNGTPERLPLDLRVSDDSARIAGPGVEPTGENRTVPVEDADEVVAEVLVSDAAGGGFSYRLELPIRHEDGAVVALSPYQEACLVPDECGGEAAYVDGAVSPSVFVESELYDPTNESEP
- a CDS encoding ring-cleaving dioxygenase — protein: MPTDVPGIHHVTAIASDPGPNLEFFTETLGLRLVKRSVNQDDVSVYHLFYGDRSGSPGTSMTLFPYTGARRGRVGTGQVSTVSFLIPEESLDYWVDRFDERGVDADEPRERFGDAVVPFRDPDGLPLELVAREDAASGDPPKGSVPDEHAIRGFFGVTLSLASAGPTATLLKAMGYRETESERGRSRYESSGDLGYVVDLLEDPQAPRGRPGAGTVHHVAFRVTEDDQSEWRDVLMEHGLRPTEIIDRKWFESVYARTEGGVLFEFATESPGYTVDEDIDALGERLVLPEWLEDRRDEIEAGLPDLQTQG
- a CDS encoding ABC transporter ATP-binding protein; translation: MAKEATQNTQNMTPSQESEPPSSAPAETDDADRVLELDGVLKEYGPETAVDSLSLSVREGELLTLLGPSGCGKTTTLRMMAGLERPDAGTVTLAGETVADGSRHVSPENRDVGLVFQDFALFPHLTVAENVAFGLTDATDGEVDERVTELLDLVDLSGHREATPDELSGGQQQRVALARSLAPEPAILLLDEPFSNLDVRLRVEMREEVRSILKEAGVTAVSVTHDQEEALSISDRVAVMNDGHLEQVGRPESVFEHPESRFVASFLGQAGFLSAWHEDGAVVTPIGTFAPQRLNGLTAEYAGTDLDVLVRPDDLRATVVDEEEADGHIIHRQYTGPSFVYRVELDNGDVVHCQHNHVKELDIGKPVRVDLDADHTLAWYPTREDSPTAEAPQSR